In the Sarcophilus harrisii chromosome 3, mSarHar1.11, whole genome shotgun sequence genome, one interval contains:
- the TMEM25 gene encoding transmembrane protein 25 has protein sequence MMLSGILPALPPTLLLVQALLSPGQGELAPQIDGQTWAERALRENEHCAFTCQVEGGHDPPRLAWYLDGQLQEANTSRLLSVGGEAFTGSTSTFTITAQRAQHELNCSLQDPDTRRVTNASVILNVQFKPEIAQVGAKYQEAQGPGLLVVLFALVRANPPANVTWIDQDGPVTVNTSDFLVLDAQSYPWLTNHTVQLQLHSRAQNLSVVATNGLGVTSSSLPAPGLLAARVEVPMLGLVAAGALALGTLVGFGTLVACLVCRKDKKTTGTSRRPSLLSSDSNNLKLNNVRLPRENMSLPSNLQLNDLTPNSRAKAADGQIPQNPRRPDILDPENGVLFTSQGFVHLPMLGYIYRASSMSSDEIWL, from the exons ATGATGCTTTCGGGGATCCTCCCTGCGCTCCCTCCCACGCTGCTGCTGGTCCAGGCCCTGCTGAGCCCAG GCCAGGGGGAGCTGGCCCCACAGATCGATGGGCAGACGTGGGCGGAGCGGGCCCTGAGGGAGAATGAGCACTGCGCCTTCACCTGCCAGGTGGAAGGCGGGCACGACCCCCCGAGGCTGGCCTGGTACCTGGATGGACAATTGCAGGAAGCCAACACTTCCAGGCTGCTAAGTGTGGGGGGGGAGGCCTTCACAGGCAGCACGAGCACTTTCACAATCACTGCGCAGAGGGCCCAGCATGAGTTGAACTGCTCCTTGCAGGACCCAGACACCAGGAGGGTGACCAATGCCTCCGTCATTCTTAACGTGCAGT TCAAGCCGGAGATTGCCCAGGTTGGGGCCAAGTACCAGGAAGCCCAGGGCCCCGGGCTCCTGGTTGTGCTGTTTGCCCTGGTGCGGGCCAACCCCCCTGCCAATGTCACATGGATTGACCAGGATGGCCCCGTGACTGTCAACACTTCTGACTTCCTGGTTCTGGATGCTCAGAGCTACCCCTGGCTCACCAACCACACGGTGCAGCTCCAGCTCCACAGTCGGGCCCAAAACCTCTCTGTGGTGGCCACCAATGGGCTGGGGGTCACGAGCTCTTCTCTCCCAGCCCCGG GGCTCCTGGCCGCTCGGGTGGAAGTGCCGATGCTGGGCCTTGTGGCGGCCGGAGCCCTGGCGCTGGGCACCCTGGTGGGCTTCGGCACCCTGGTGGCCTGTCTGGTTTGCAGAAAGGACAAAAAGACTACAG GCACTTCTCGGAGACCGTCTCTCCTTTCCAG TGACTCCAACAACCTGAAACTCAACAATGTGCGACTGCCCCGGGAAAACATGTCTCTGCCCTCCAACCTGCAACTCAACGATCTCACCCCCAACTCCAGAG CCAAAGCTGCTGATGGACAGATACCACAGAACCCCAGGAGGCCTGACATCCTGGATCCTGAGAACGGTGTCCTTTTCACCAGCCAAG GTTTTGTGCATCTTCCAATGCTGGGCTACATCTATCGGGCCTCCAGTATGAGCAGCGATGAGATCTGGCTGTGA